The following proteins are encoded in a genomic region of Nitrospira sp.:
- a CDS encoding aminopeptidase P family protein, whose translation MLSPHASHVAQIQQALRDISGLDGWLFYDFRHSDPLAYRVLKLDPARHVTRRWYYWIPAQGTPIRILHKIEPHTLDELPGETRLYAGWQEQHQALAAVLTGVKRTAMQYSPMNAVPYISRVDAGTSELIRSFGVEIVTSADLVQRFEAVWNDRQLSSHKYAAAKLRRIVDEAFAHVRRRATTPASLTEYDLQQFILARIRAHKLTTATPPIAAVNAHSADPHYSPAPKGSRRIKKGDLVLIDLWAKKPTADSVYADITWTGFVGADVPARQRDVFTTVRDARDAALRFVQTNVSSGKFPCGADVDDVCRTVIRKAGYGDCFIHRTGHSIGEEVHGNGANIDNLETKDGRRLMPRTCFSIEPGIYLPGEFGIRSELDVYLADREALVFGQPVQTEIVPILK comes from the coding sequence ATGCTCTCTCCGCATGCCTCGCATGTTGCCCAGATTCAACAGGCGCTGCGCGATATCTCCGGCCTTGATGGCTGGTTGTTCTACGATTTCCGTCATAGCGATCCGCTCGCCTATCGCGTTCTGAAGCTCGATCCAGCCCGACACGTGACGCGCCGCTGGTACTACTGGATTCCGGCCCAGGGTACCCCCATCAGAATTCTTCACAAGATCGAACCGCATACACTCGACGAACTGCCCGGAGAGACCCGGCTCTACGCCGGCTGGCAGGAGCAGCATCAGGCACTGGCCGCTGTGCTGACGGGTGTGAAACGAACGGCGATGCAGTATTCGCCGATGAACGCCGTACCCTATATTTCACGCGTGGATGCGGGCACGAGTGAATTGATCCGAAGCTTTGGCGTCGAGATCGTCACCTCGGCCGATCTGGTGCAGCGGTTCGAAGCCGTGTGGAACGACCGCCAACTGTCCTCGCATAAATATGCGGCAGCGAAACTACGTCGGATCGTGGATGAGGCCTTCGCGCACGTGCGCCGGCGCGCCACGACACCCGCTTCGCTAACTGAATACGACCTGCAGCAGTTCATCCTCGCCCGCATCCGGGCGCACAAGCTCACGACGGCCACACCGCCGATCGCCGCCGTCAACGCCCACAGCGCCGACCCGCACTATAGTCCAGCGCCGAAGGGATCGCGGCGTATTAAAAAAGGTGACTTGGTCCTGATTGACCTCTGGGCCAAGAAGCCTACGGCCGACAGCGTCTATGCCGACATCACCTGGACTGGATTCGTCGGAGCGGACGTCCCGGCACGCCAGCGCGACGTGTTCACAACCGTCCGCGACGCGCGCGATGCGGCCCTGCGGTTTGTGCAGACGAATGTGTCGTCCGGGAAATTCCCCTGTGGGGCCGACGTAGATGACGTGTGCCGCACGGTCATCCGAAAGGCCGGCTACGGTGACTGCTTCATCCACCGCACCGGCCACTCCATTGGCGAGGAGGTCCACGGCAACGGGGCGAATATCGATAATCTCGAGACGAAGGACGGTCGACGCCTTATGCCAAGGACCTGTTTCTCCATTGAGCCCGGCATCTACCTGCCCGGCGAGTTTGGCATCCGGAGCGAGCTGGACGTCTATCTGGCCGACCGCGAGGCCCTCGTCTTCGGCCAGCCGGTGCAGACGGAGATTGTCCCGATCCTGAAATAG
- a CDS encoding MFS transporter — protein sequence MTTAACSTSWREGVTPYQWLVLFVAWLGWVFDSMDATIYAIVLHPALHDLLPGASAAEIGWYGGLIFSVFLIGWAIGGVLFGIAADRFGRTKTLMVTILIYAAFTGLAALSQTWWQLALYRFLTALGIGGEWAAGAALVAEIWPEDKRAKAAGLLQSAWAAGFFLAALFNLLLRGYGWRALFLVGVVPAVVALLVRLWVKEPEKWARARERELAGGQGPFEKVGELFKGNLRRPTLVGSTLAFVAVFGLWGSTNWTPTLVGTMPDLQGLSKEDISAHVSYAIMALNAGAVWGYLLFGPLADRFGRKPIFALMCAGSLVMLPITFLTPREFAHVLMLLPVLGFFNNGIFSGFPIYLPELYPTRLRATGAGFCFNAGRVFASVGPFLTGTLTAVLGSVGAAVSAVGLIYAVGLLVLPFAPETKGQPLPE from the coding sequence ATGACAACGGCTGCTTGCTCAACATCCTGGCGCGAGGGCGTGACGCCCTACCAGTGGCTCGTGCTTTTCGTGGCCTGGCTGGGCTGGGTCTTCGATTCGATGGATGCGACGATCTATGCGATCGTCCTCCATCCGGCACTACACGATCTGCTGCCGGGCGCCTCGGCTGCGGAAATCGGCTGGTACGGCGGCCTCATCTTTTCCGTATTTCTCATCGGCTGGGCGATCGGCGGCGTGCTCTTCGGCATTGCGGCGGACCGTTTCGGTCGAACGAAAACGCTCATGGTCACGATTCTTATCTACGCAGCCTTCACCGGTCTGGCGGCCCTGTCGCAGACCTGGTGGCAGTTGGCCCTCTACCGGTTTCTCACGGCGTTAGGCATCGGCGGGGAATGGGCGGCCGGCGCGGCGCTGGTCGCGGAGATCTGGCCGGAAGACAAACGTGCGAAGGCGGCTGGCCTGCTGCAATCGGCCTGGGCTGCAGGATTTTTTCTCGCGGCGCTGTTCAACCTGCTGTTGCGTGGCTACGGCTGGCGCGCGTTGTTCCTCGTTGGCGTCGTGCCGGCGGTTGTCGCGCTGTTGGTCCGGCTCTGGGTCAAAGAACCGGAGAAGTGGGCCCGCGCGCGTGAACGGGAACTGGCGGGCGGGCAGGGACCGTTCGAAAAAGTAGGCGAGCTCTTCAAGGGCAACCTGCGCCGCCCGACGCTCGTCGGCTCGACACTGGCCTTTGTGGCAGTCTTCGGTCTCTGGGGCTCGACGAACTGGACGCCCACGCTCGTCGGTACGATGCCGGATTTACAGGGACTGAGCAAGGAGGACATTTCGGCCCACGTCAGTTACGCCATCATGGCGCTCAATGCCGGTGCGGTGTGGGGCTATCTCCTGTTCGGACCGCTGGCCGACCGGTTCGGCCGCAAGCCGATATTCGCTCTTATGTGCGCGGGCAGCCTCGTCATGCTGCCGATCACGTTTCTCACGCCGCGCGAGTTTGCGCACGTACTCATGCTGCTGCCAGTGCTGGGCTTCTTCAATAACGGGATCTTCAGCGGCTTCCCGATCTATCTGCCGGAACTGTACCCCACGCGCCTGCGTGCGACCGGTGCGGGATTCTGCTTCAACGCGGGGAGAGTCTTCGCCTCAGTCGGACCGTTTCTGACCGGCACGCTGACGGCGGTGTTGGGGAGCGTCGGCGCGGCCGTGAGCGCGGTGGGGCTGATTTATGCGGTGGGCCTGCTCGTCCTACCTTTCGCGCCGGAGACGAAGGGGCAGCCCTTGCCCGAATAG
- a CDS encoding amino acid permease, whose protein sequence is MRRSSWLASVLSSLFRTKSVEQILADSDHPDHSLKKTLTAWDLTMLGIGAIIGTGIFVLIGTAILGDAHRPGAGPGIILSFVLSGVTCALAALCYAEFSTMIPAAGSAYTYSYATLGELLAWLTGWNLILEYGVACVVVAIGWSGYFNNMLTIVGIELPFWATHAPHDGGTVNLPAAIIVLLVTVILVIGVKESAQVTGLIVTVKLAVVLFFLAVGFSSVEPANWTPFMPYGFEGVGAAAAIVFFAYIGFDAVSTAAEEARNPQRDLPIGVFASLAICTVLYVSVAAVLTGIVPYQKIDIHAPVAEALRMAGLKWGAAVVAAGALAGITSVLVVMMLGQIRVFFAMSRDRLLGPWLAKVHPRYGTPHRATILTGACIAIMAALVPISDAADMTNIGTLFAFVLVCGGVIVLRRLRPELHRPFRIPFMPVIPILAMVACLGLMAFLPLVTWIRFAVWTLVGIAVYLGYGITHSRLAPQR, encoded by the coding sequence ATGCGTCGCTCGTCATGGTTGGCGTCCGTGCTGAGCTCCCTGTTCCGTACCAAATCCGTTGAGCAGATTCTCGCGGACAGCGATCATCCCGACCACAGTCTAAAAAAAACGCTCACGGCCTGGGACCTGACCATGCTGGGCATCGGCGCAATCATCGGCACGGGCATCTTCGTGCTGATCGGCACGGCGATCCTCGGCGACGCGCACCGGCCCGGCGCCGGGCCGGGGATCATCCTCTCGTTCGTCCTGTCCGGCGTCACCTGTGCGCTTGCGGCGCTCTGTTACGCCGAGTTTTCCACCATGATTCCGGCCGCCGGGAGCGCCTACACCTATTCCTACGCGACGCTGGGCGAGCTACTGGCGTGGCTCACAGGCTGGAACCTGATTCTCGAATACGGCGTCGCCTGCGTCGTCGTAGCGATCGGCTGGTCCGGCTACTTCAACAACATGCTGACGATCGTCGGGATCGAACTGCCTTTCTGGGCCACGCACGCGCCGCATGACGGCGGGACAGTGAATCTGCCCGCCGCGATTATCGTGCTGCTGGTCACCGTTATTCTCGTGATCGGGGTGAAAGAAAGTGCACAGGTGACGGGTCTGATCGTGACAGTCAAGCTGGCCGTCGTGCTGTTCTTTCTGGCGGTGGGCTTTTCGTCGGTCGAGCCGGCTAACTGGACGCCGTTCATGCCCTATGGCTTCGAGGGGGTTGGTGCTGCCGCCGCGATTGTCTTCTTCGCCTACATCGGCTTCGATGCAGTGTCAACAGCGGCGGAGGAGGCGCGTAATCCGCAGCGAGACCTGCCCATCGGCGTATTCGCCTCGCTCGCCATTTGCACGGTGCTCTACGTGTCCGTGGCCGCGGTGCTGACGGGGATCGTGCCCTATCAAAAGATCGACATCCATGCACCGGTAGCCGAGGCTCTGCGCATGGCTGGGTTGAAATGGGGCGCGGCCGTCGTGGCAGCCGGCGCGCTGGCGGGCATCACCAGCGTGCTCGTCGTGATGATGCTCGGCCAGATCCGTGTCTTCTTCGCCATGTCGCGCGACCGTCTCTTGGGCCCATGGCTGGCCAAGGTGCATCCACGCTACGGTACGCCGCACCGCGCGACCATTCTCACCGGCGCCTGCATCGCGATCATGGCGGCGCTGGTGCCCATTAGCGACGCGGCGGACATGACCAACATCGGGACGCTCTTCGCCTTTGTGCTCGTCTGTGGCGGCGTGATTGTGTTACGTCGCCTGCGTCCCGAGCTGCACCGTCCGTTCCGCATTCCCTTCATGCCAGTGATTCCGATCCTGGCCATGGTCGCCTGCCTCGGCCTCATGGCGTTCCTGCCGCTGGTCACATGGATTCGATTTGCGGTCTGGACCCTGGTGGGAATCGCCGTCTATCTGGGCTACGGCATCACGCACAGCCGGCTGGCGCCGCAACGATGA
- a CDS encoding HEAT repeat domain-containing protein, giving the protein MPAGRRVSSPTSFLAMSSPPYVLCFLLLLAGCWNQSPPADPAQQTSVLITLLDDTDPKTRTTAAQALGKIARPDTAPALLRSLHDTEPAVRAMSAWALGNLGEDVLDQAGLELAKRLDDPSPAVKQAAALALGNIGATHAIIELLSERLKFSDVETRRASVSALTWLEAGSAYPAVLAALNDPDAQVRQGAVAALGEMVDTRALPAIRDRLLNDSDAGVRGEAAYRLGKFGDQTVVAALHTAALSDPDPVVRRWASWALEQINSPTKIS; this is encoded by the coding sequence ATGCCGGCTGGCCGGAGAGTTTCCTCCCCCACCAGTTTTCTCGCCATGAGCTCTCCACCCTATGTTCTATGCTTCCTGTTGCTTTTGGCTGGTTGTTGGAACCAATCGCCTCCCGCTGATCCGGCTCAACAGACCTCGGTGCTCATCACGCTCCTTGACGATACCGATCCGAAGACGCGTACCACCGCGGCGCAGGCGCTGGGAAAAATCGCGCGGCCTGACACCGCGCCGGCTCTGCTGCGCAGTCTGCACGATACGGAGCCGGCCGTCCGTGCCATGAGCGCTTGGGCGCTGGGCAATCTGGGTGAAGACGTGCTGGATCAGGCCGGGCTGGAACTGGCCAAGCGGCTGGACGATCCGTCTCCCGCCGTCAAACAGGCTGCAGCGCTGGCGCTCGGCAACATCGGCGCCACACACGCCATCATCGAATTGCTGTCAGAGCGACTGAAGTTCTCCGACGTGGAAACCCGGCGAGCGTCTGTCTCGGCGTTGACGTGGCTCGAGGCCGGATCGGCCTATCCTGCCGTGCTCGCGGCGCTAAATGATCCCGACGCGCAGGTGCGGCAGGGCGCCGTAGCAGCACTGGGCGAAATGGTGGACACCCGCGCATTGCCGGCCATTCGCGATCGGCTTCTGAACGATTCCGATGCAGGCGTCCGTGGCGAGGCGGCTTACCGACTAGGAAAGTTCGGTGACCAGACGGTCGTGGCGGCGCTACACACAGCCGCCTTGAGCGACCCGGACCCGGTCGTCCGGCGCTGGGCTTCCTGGGCGCTGGAACAGATCAATTCTCCGACGAAGATTTCCTAA
- a CDS encoding gamma-glutamyl-gamma-aminobutyrate hydrolase family protein, whose product MKPIIGVTPDFNSGDRKDWGGKEPTFFLRARYIRAIEDLGGVPVILPLVENRADRKRLLANLDGLLLTGSGPDLAPTLYGERQRYKFCVVSRRRANFELDVARLAATAKLPVLGICGGMQTMNVAFGGSLVQDIEGEMEAPLAHQQKAPATVLSHTVDVAPQSLLRRILGQACIRVNSRHHQSVKRIAPSFVVSAVAPDGVIEAIESPKHRFLLGVQWHPEFLYEQHALHRKLFQALLKAARSERNQ is encoded by the coding sequence ATGAAGCCGATCATCGGCGTGACTCCCGATTTTAATTCCGGCGACCGCAAGGACTGGGGCGGCAAAGAGCCGACTTTCTTTCTGCGGGCCCGCTACATCCGCGCTATTGAAGATCTGGGTGGCGTGCCGGTGATTCTTCCCCTCGTGGAAAACCGTGCCGACCGCAAACGCCTCCTCGCCAACCTCGATGGCCTGCTGCTGACCGGCAGCGGGCCGGATTTAGCACCCACACTCTATGGAGAACGACAACGCTACAAGTTTTGCGTCGTCAGTCGCCGCCGGGCGAACTTCGAGCTAGACGTGGCGCGCCTGGCCGCGACCGCCAAGTTGCCGGTGCTGGGCATCTGCGGTGGGATGCAAACAATGAACGTCGCCTTCGGTGGCAGTCTGGTTCAGGACATTGAGGGCGAGATGGAGGCGCCGCTGGCACACCAGCAGAAGGCGCCAGCGACGGTACTATCGCATACGGTGGACGTGGCGCCCCAAAGTCTGCTCCGGCGCATCCTCGGCCAGGCGTGCATCCGCGTAAATAGCAGGCATCACCAGTCGGTCAAGCGCATCGCCCCGTCGTTTGTGGTCAGCGCGGTCGCGCCGGACGGTGTCATCGAAGCGATCGAATCTCCAAAACATCGGTTCCTGCTCGGCGTCCAATGGCATCCGGAGTTTCTCTACGAACAGCATGCCTTGCACCGTAAACTCTTCCAGGCGCTGCTGAAAGCGGCACGCTCGGAACGTAACCAATGA